The stretch of DNA CCCCCTCAACTGCCCTTAAAAATCCTCTCTGAAGACGAGCACAGATCCACCGGGGCAAGAGCTGTGGAAGCTGGGACGAACACGCTACAGTACACATGGAAAGCAGTTTGTAGTGCTACCCTCCCACAACAACACTCccaaaagagcagcaaaagtgTTCATCAGTGTGCACGTTACCCACTCTTTTCCAACACTTTCCACATGCCAGGCCAGAGGCAGCCAAGGAGCTGTCTCTGATGGGAGATATTCATAAGCACAAAGGACTCTGGCCATTTCAATACCACATGGCATCTCAAGATCCAGAACGCCTCCAACATCAGACTCTCGGAACCTGGGAAAGAATCCGGGGCAGAAACACTCCATACCAATCCTGCCTCCTGCTAGGCATGCTCCATTCCTCACTTTGTAACATTTATTCTCGAGAAAAAGCCATCATCTCCCATGCTTCTCTTCTTATGACATGGACCAAGGTCTTACAAATTATTTCCAGATCCCTCACACAAGGCATCCCACTGCTCCAGAACACCATCCCAGTGTTCACAATGACTCTGTTGGACCAACCGAAACAAAGAAACTACTCTCTGccaaatgaaaacacattaaaGCACAAGTCGGAATCGTCAGTTGTCCCCACAACTCTAGCTGAGGAAAACGACACAGGATgaggacagagaagaaaaccacaggTGATACCAACAAGGTCATCACTCTGCAGAAGGCAATAAGCCACGACACAGTGCCTGGGGGTCTCTTTCCAGCAGAGCCTCGTTCTTTTGCACTCCTACAACGAGCTCGGGTGGAAACGCTACATACCAGCCAACAAGACGGCTGTCAGCAGAAATGAAACCTTAGGGAAGTGATTTCACATTAGGGGAAAACAATCCGTGTCCACACCAGCAAATCTCAGCTGCGGACCGTAATACCACATGCGTGGAGCTATACCTTTATTTCTCCCAAGTATTCCCCGCCCACCAGCAGGAGTTCTGGAGCTCGTGCAAGGACATAGCGGCAGGGGGAACGGTGCTCGTGACTTAAATAATCATTTGTTAAGGAACACATCGCCCTCTGGAATCGGCAATTCGGATTGGAAGCCATCAGAGACTGCTCAGGGAACATAACAGAAGgggcagaagaggaaaaaaacaagtagaCATGAGCAGAGGAAGCAGCACTGACCGTGTCGAGGAGAGCGGAGGGCTCCGGCTGCGTGTCCTTGGCCGCGgcgccgggcggcggcggagggAAATTGGGGCTGAAAACCATGAGGTCGCTCTTGGCCGCGCCGTCCGCCACGCACAGGCTGCGGCTGTGGCGCTGCGAGTACGACCAGCTGCCCACTTCGCTGGCGCACACCAGCGTCGTGGGCCCGGGCCCCGAGAGCACGGCCGCCCGCGGCGCCCAGCGCGACGCCCCGTACagcaccagggccagcaggaacaggctggACACGGCGCAGATCGCCACCACCAGCCACACGTTGGTCGCCGCGCTGGCCGCGCCGGCGCCGAGCTCCACGCCCGACGCCGACCGCGACCCCGACCCCGACCAGGACGACgacgaggacgaggaggaggagagcgaCGATCCCGGGCCCGCGGCCAGCGCCGCCTCGGCCGCCTCGAGCAGCGACACGCTGAGCGTGGCCGTGGCCGAGCGCGCCGGCTCGTCGTGGTCGCGCACGACGATCAGCAGCCTCTGGCGAGGGCCGTCCGCCTCGTCCAGCGGCCGCGCCGTGCTCACCTCGCCGCTGTAGAGCCCCACGCGGAACGGGCCCTTGCCCCGCGGCTCCCACAGCTCGTAGCGCAGCCACGCGTTGTAGCCCGAGTCGGCGTCCACGGCGCGGATCTTCGCCACCACCTGGCCCGCCGGCGCCCCCCACGCCGCCCACGCCCACAGCgtgcccgagcccgagcccgagcccgagcccgagcccgagcccggccccgaggACGCCTCGGCCGCCACGGCGCCCGCCTCCGCCGCCGAGCCCgcgggcggcagcagcagcgccggcgcgttgtcgttctcGTCCAGCACGAAGAGCTGCACCGTGGCGTTGCCGCACAGCGGCGGCTCCCCCGCGTCCACCGCGCGCACCTCGaactgcagcacctgcagctcctcgtAGTCCAAGGGCTGCAGCGCCCACAGCCGCCCGCTCTCCGCGTCCACCGACACGTAGCTCGACGCCGCACGCCACCCGCCGCCCACGGCCCCCGACGACCACGAcggagccgcggccccgccgcccacGCCGCCCTCCCACACCGAGTAGCTCACGCGCCCGTTGCCCGCCTCGTCCGGGTCCCGCGCCCACAGCCGCGCCagctccgcgcccgccgcgtTGTTCTCCCGCGCCAGCACCGTGTACACGGCCTGCGAGAACGCgggcgcgttgtcgttcacgTCCGACACCGGCACCCGCAGCCCGCGGCTGGCGCGCAGCGCCGGCGCCCCGCCGTCCTCCGCACGCACCTCCACCTCGTACTCCGACACCCGCTCCCGGTCCAGCGCCTCGCGCAGCACCAGCGAGTACGAGCCCGCGAACGTCGCCTCCAGACCGAACGGCGACGCCGGCCACACCCAGCACCGCACGCGCCCGTTCGCCCCCGAGTCTCGGTCCGACACGCTCAGCAGGGCCACCACCGTCCCCACCGACGCGTCCTCCGACACCGGCACCGACAGCGACGTCACCCACACCtccggcgcgttgtcgttcacgtccagcacctccagcaccaCCTTGCAGTGACCCGACAGCGGAGGCGTCCCTTTATCAGTCGCGTCCACTTGCAGGCGATACAGACTAAAATCCTCATAGTCCAAGTTACCCAGAAGACGGATCTCTCCGCTCTTTCTGTCAATTCTGAAAATGTCTCTTCCATCCTGCGGGGACACGATCTGGACCGAATAGGAAATATTACTGTTCGACCCCTCATCCAAATCCGTGGCATTAAGTTTGATCACCAAAGAGCCTCGTTCTGCGTTTTCGGGCAGCTGCACTTTGTACACGGACTGGTTGAACTGGGGCGCGTTGTCGTTCGCATCCAGCACCGAGATCAGCAGCTCCATTGTCGCCGTCAGAGACGGCCGGCCCCCGTCACTCGCCGTCAGCACCAACCCGTGCACGGGAATCGTCTCCCGGTCCAGAGATTTCGTGAGCACCAGGAATAAGGACTCAGCGTCCTCCTCGGTTTTTTGTAAATCCAGAGAGAAATGCTCGCTGGGGCTGAGTGTGTAGGAGAGCTGCGCGTTCGCTCCAATATCCGCATCCGACGCGCCCTCCAGCGGGAAACGAGACCCCGGCAGGGTGGTGAATTCCGCGATGCTGAGGTTTTTTCGGGCGGCGGGGAAGACGGGGGCATTGTCGTTGATGTCGGTGACCTCCAGCTGCACATGGAAGACGCGCAGCGGccgctccagcagcacctccaggcgCAGCGCGCACGGCGCGCTCTTGCCGCACAGCTCCTCCCGGTCGAGCCGCGAGCTCACCAGCAGCGCGCCGCTCGCCCCGCTCACCTCCACGCTCGCCCGCCGGCCCTGCGCCACCAGCCGCAGCCGCCGCGCCTCCGCCTCGCCCGCCTCCAGCCCCAGGTCCTGCGCCAGACGGCCCACCACCGTGCCGGCCTTGGCTTCCTCCGGCACCGAGTACCGCACCTGCCCGCCCGCCAGCGCCCAGGCcgcctgcagcaccagcacccgCAGCACCGCACCACAACGCTCGCCCATCCCTGCACGCACCGCCGCCGCTGCTCTCGCTccacccgccgccgccgccgctgtggctctggctgccGGCCCCGGCACGGGCCCCGCacggctccccgccgccgcccggacGCACCGGCTCTGCTGCCCGGCCCGCGCCGCCCCCCCGCGCTCACAGCCGGGCTCTCCGCCGCACCGGGGCGGAGCCGCCCACACGCCGTTCCTGAGCCTGCAGCGACACCGTGCGCTGCTCCGCCGCCTCACGCCAGCCGCCACACTGCCTCTGCCTCCGCTCCGTCATGGCTGTTTCCTCCGCTTTTGCTCTTCCCACTGTGATCgtctttcattttattcttccgttatttcctttctcttctctacCGTTTTCTTTAGCCGTTCTTGTAACTCGCAAGAAGCCTCCGGCGCCACACAGCAGTGAAAACAAGTCGCATCCACCCATTCTCCTTACGTGGCTTTAGCGTTAGACCAGAAAATGTTGTAATCGAGGCAGAAGCTCTTCACAACCAGCTTCACCCAGCGATTAGAGGTAAGTCCGTCGCGTGCTGCTCATCTCCTTTGCGGTTGTTTCGTTTCTCCtctttctcatcttctgctccTAATTACCTCCTTCAGACCATCTCATGTCTTTCTCTTCTATCACTTCTTTTATATCCTCCTTTCTTGCGCTCCACCCTCCCTGCACCCTGTGAGAGCATCTGTGCCAAACCAGTAAACTCGTCTGTCCGtccatccttcctctctggaatccttccttctcgTCCCTCTCCTTACGCACACAcactctgctcttctctcctgTTCTCTCTTTCATCTCCTTTGTCTCATTAATCAATGTCTTGTTCCACGTGATTACATCACCCTCCCCATGAAGCACCAACACGCCACGGGTAGCAGTTCCCGTTCCTCTCTGCTCTCGTCTTTCATCTCTCCAGTCAAGGAACAAACTTCCTGCTCACTTCAAGTCTGTGCCGGGCTGACAGAGCGCTCTTGCACCTCAACGTCTGGAAGGAAACCACGCTCTGCAGACCCCATCCTCTCAAGGGAGAGAATTCACAGCCCTCTGAAACACTGGCCAAATCCCGAGGTACCCGGACATTACTGCAAACAGACTTCACTAAGCACAAACAACCCAGGGCAATCTTTACTCCAGGGATTCAAACACACCACGGCTCAGCAACCAATTCCTCTTGAACGCTGAATAATTACGGAGCAACCACAGCTCCAAACACTCTTCATACACCTCGATGAAGAACCATTCTTCAGGCCTCATTTGGCACCTGTATGATGAATGTACCTTTCTGCCTTCATGTTCCAGGCAGGCCAGCACAGTCAGAAACACACAGCGAGATTGTCCATCCCCAGGGGCATTACAGCCCGTGGAATGCCTCTGTGCAGCCTGATCCACAGGGTAAAGGCAACAAAGTCATTGTATCTCTGTCGTTTTCTCTGGCAACGCACGCCCGACTCCCAGCACATCCACTCTGAGAAATGGTTTGGGGTCCCTTCTGCATCCGTGCTTCTGTTATTTGCCCCTACTCTGTCTGGacaaagaagacagaaaggagaGGAGGCAGTGGCACACTGCTGATCCAGGAAAGCAATCATAGAATTTCTGACACTGGAAGGCACCCAGAAGGATCATCCAGCTGAACTCCAAATCCAGGCACGTTTGGTCAATCCAAAATGAAGAATCCATGGCCAAAGACATATCAAGGTACAACTGTCATTTAGACTCATCTTTAGGGAACAGCAACTTACCTCA from Cinclus cinclus chromosome 14, bCinCin1.1, whole genome shotgun sequence encodes:
- the LOC134049821 gene encoding protocadherin alpha-2-like produces the protein MGERCGAVLRVLVLQAAWALAGGQVRYSVPEEAKAGTVVGRLAQDLGLEAGEAEARRLRLVAQGRRASVEVSGASGALLVSSRLDREELCGKSAPCALRLEVLLERPLRVFHVQLEVTDINDNAPVFPAARKNLSIAEFTTLPGSRFPLEGASDADIGANAQLSYTLSPSEHFSLDLQKTEEDAESLFLVLTKSLDRETIPVHGLVLTASDGGRPSLTATMELLISVLDANDNAPQFNQSVYKVQLPENAERGSLVIKLNATDLDEGSNSNISYSVQIVSPQDGRDIFRIDRKSGEIRLLGNLDYEDFSLYRLQVDATDKGTPPLSGHCKVVLEVLDVNDNAPEVWVTSLSVPVSEDASVGTVVALLSVSDRDSGANGRVRCWVWPASPFGLEATFAGSYSLVLREALDRERVSEYEVEVRAEDGGAPALRASRGLRVPVSDVNDNAPAFSQAVYTVLARENNAAGAELARLWARDPDEAGNGRVSYSVWEGGVGGGAAAPSWSSGAVGGGWRAASSYVSVDAESGRLWALQPLDYEELQVLQFEVRAVDAGEPPLCGNATVQLFVLDENDNAPALLLPPAGSAAEAGAVAAEASSGPGSGSGSGSGSGSGTLWAWAAWGAPAGQVVAKIRAVDADSGYNAWLRYELWEPRGKGPFRVGLYSGEVSTARPLDEADGPRQRLLIVVRDHDEPARSATATLSVSLLEAAEAALAAGPGSSLSSSSSSSSSWSGSGSRSASGVELGAGAASAATNVWLVVAICAVSSLFLLALVLYGASRWAPRAAVLSGPGPTTLVCASEVGSWSYSQRHSRSLCVADGAAKSDLMVFSPNFPPPPPGAAAKDTQPEPSALLDTVSAASSAHVYLFFSSSAPSVMFPEQSLMASNPNCRFQRAMCSLTNDYLSHEHRSPCRYVLARAPELLLVGGEYLGEIKSDDLVGITCGFLLCPHPVSFSSARVVGTTDDSDLFRESDVGGVLDLEMPCGIEMARVLCAYEYLPSETAPWLPLAWHVESVGKEWERLSGDWDLYPRYTDSFKGKCPLKLIPLLGKYFFSEEGSSSEEAVSACQKGREERGTCKRRAAEQRTVSLQAQERRVGGSAPVRRRARL